A single region of the Funiculus sociatus GB2-C1 genome encodes:
- a CDS encoding folate/biopterin family MFS transporter has product MQLSTSGMSHKKDSFLKKVFFGHEPTPELTAILVVYLVQGILGLARLAVSFFLKDELALSPAQVSALMGIAAIPWVVKPLFGFLSDGLPIFGYRRRPYLILSGILGTMSWVSLATIVHTAWAATAAIALSSLSVAVSDVIVDSLVVERARAESQSEAGSLQSLCWGASSFGGLLTAYFSGSLLQHFGNHTIFAITGCFPLIVSAVAWLIAEEPVSEARDASTVLHQIKQLRQAVSQKAIWLPTAFLFLWQATPSADSAFFFFTTNELGFEPEFLGRVRLVTSIASLIGVFIFQRFLKAVRFRTIFAWTTVISAVLGMTMLILVTHANRSLGIDDRWFSLGDSLILTVMGQIAYMPVLVLAARLCPPGVEATLFALLMSVTNLAGLLSHELGAVLTYWLGVTETNFENLWQLVVITNLSTLLPLPLIGWLPAAKVHEAPASGEVPALQPATTSVMRSQSIPNHHRDIPFIPDFMPELIPTVEEPAE; this is encoded by the coding sequence ATGCAGCTTTCCACCTCTGGTATGTCTCACAAAAAAGACTCCTTCTTGAAGAAGGTGTTTTTTGGTCACGAGCCTACTCCTGAGTTAACTGCGATTTTAGTAGTGTATTTGGTGCAGGGAATCTTGGGGCTGGCGCGTTTGGCAGTCAGCTTTTTTCTCAAAGATGAACTAGCGCTTTCTCCGGCTCAGGTTTCAGCTTTAATGGGTATTGCCGCCATCCCGTGGGTGGTAAAGCCGTTATTTGGTTTTCTTTCGGATGGCTTGCCGATTTTTGGCTATAGGCGGCGACCTTACCTAATTTTATCGGGGATATTGGGAACGATGTCCTGGGTAAGTTTAGCAACAATAGTTCACACAGCTTGGGCAGCAACAGCTGCGATCGCGCTTTCCTCCCTGTCGGTTGCTGTCAGTGACGTAATTGTAGACTCCCTAGTAGTAGAACGAGCCAGAGCCGAGTCTCAGAGCGAAGCTGGTTCCCTGCAATCTTTGTGCTGGGGAGCATCATCATTCGGAGGCTTGCTAACAGCTTACTTCAGCGGTTCGCTGCTGCAACACTTCGGCAACCATACCATATTTGCGATTACTGGCTGTTTCCCCCTAATTGTGTCAGCAGTGGCGTGGTTAATTGCAGAAGAACCCGTAAGCGAGGCAAGAGACGCTTCCACCGTTTTGCACCAGATAAAGCAACTACGGCAAGCCGTTAGCCAAAAAGCCATCTGGCTACCAACCGCCTTTCTCTTCCTCTGGCAAGCCACACCCTCAGCAGATAGCGCCTTCTTCTTCTTCACCACTAACGAACTAGGATTTGAGCCAGAGTTTCTAGGACGGGTGCGCCTAGTTACCAGTATCGCCTCCCTAATAGGGGTTTTCATTTTCCAACGCTTTCTCAAAGCCGTTCGCTTTCGTACCATTTTCGCCTGGACAACTGTCATATCAGCCGTCCTTGGCATGACTATGCTGATTTTGGTAACTCATGCTAACCGCAGTCTCGGCATCGATGATCGCTGGTTCAGCTTGGGAGACAGCCTGATTTTGACAGTTATGGGACAAATTGCCTATATGCCGGTGTTGGTACTCGCAGCACGGCTGTGTCCCCCTGGTGTAGAAGCCACCTTATTTGCCCTTCTCATGTCGGTGACAAATTTAGCAGGGCTATTGTCCCACGAACTAGGAGCAGTCCTTACCTATTGGCTAGGTGTCACCGAAACGAACTTTGAAAATCTCTGGCAGCTGGTAGTAATTACAAATTTATCAACGCTGCTGCCCCTGCCACTAATCGGTTGGCTACCAGCAGCAAAAGTCCACGAGGCACCAGCATCTGGAGAGGTGCCAGCCTTGCAACCTGCAACAACATCGGTTATGCGTAGCCAATCAATTCCCAATCATCATCGGGACATACCTTTTATTCCCGACTTTATGCCCGAACTCATCCCCACAGTAGAAGAACCAGCCGAATAA
- a CDS encoding carotenoid oxygenase family protein: MQNLPTQERFPVPTEALDELPYHIKQWQKGYESLPQEFDYWIDDIEGQIPAELEGTLFRNGPGLLDVNGQRIHHPFDGDGMICRVAFSNGRAHFCNRFVRTQGYVEEQASGKILYRGVFGTQKPGGWLANAFDLKLKNIANTNVIYWGDKLLALWEAAEPHQLDPQTLETLGKDYLDGVLHNGDAFAAHPRIDGETLVNFAIKPGLSTTITIYELDSTGKVIQRHAHSVPGFAFIHDFAITPNYCLFFQNPVSFNPLPFVFGVRGAGECVQFQPDQPTKILVIPRNPQQRKVQILETQSGFVFHHANAFEQDDKICIDSICYESFPSVEADSDYREVKFEELAPGQMWRFTLNLNDKTVQRKLLEGRCCEFPSVHPERVGRPYRYLYMGAAHNATGNAPLQAILKADLETGQRQLWSVAPQGFVSEPVFVPRPGTSGEDEGWLLAFVYDSTHHRSDVVILDAGDLNKGPVARLHLKHHVPYGLHGNFTSQCFAPRK; encoded by the coding sequence ATGCAGAACTTGCCCACTCAAGAACGTTTTCCAGTGCCAACAGAGGCGCTTGATGAACTTCCCTACCACATTAAACAGTGGCAAAAAGGTTATGAATCCTTGCCACAAGAGTTTGACTACTGGATTGATGATATTGAAGGACAGATTCCCGCAGAATTAGAAGGGACACTTTTCCGGAATGGCCCTGGATTGCTGGATGTAAACGGGCAACGTATCCATCACCCCTTTGATGGGGATGGGATGATATGTAGAGTTGCCTTCTCCAACGGTCGCGCCCATTTTTGTAACCGCTTTGTCCGCACACAGGGCTATGTGGAAGAACAAGCATCTGGTAAAATCCTCTATCGCGGTGTCTTCGGCACCCAAAAGCCGGGTGGTTGGCTGGCAAATGCTTTTGACCTCAAACTCAAAAACATTGCCAACACTAACGTAATCTACTGGGGTGACAAACTCTTAGCTTTGTGGGAAGCCGCTGAACCCCACCAATTAGATCCCCAAACTCTAGAAACGCTGGGGAAAGATTACCTGGACGGCGTTTTACACAACGGTGATGCTTTCGCTGCCCACCCCAGAATTGACGGCGAAACACTGGTAAACTTTGCGATTAAACCGGGTCTTTCCACTACTATTACTATCTATGAGTTAGATTCGACTGGCAAAGTTATACAGCGTCACGCTCACAGCGTTCCTGGCTTCGCCTTTATCCACGATTTCGCCATTACGCCTAACTACTGCCTGTTCTTTCAAAACCCGGTAAGCTTCAATCCCCTACCTTTTGTGTTTGGAGTTCGCGGTGCTGGCGAGTGTGTGCAGTTTCAGCCTGACCAACCCACCAAGATTTTAGTAATTCCCCGCAACCCCCAACAGAGGAAGGTGCAAATCTTAGAAACCCAGTCTGGTTTTGTCTTTCACCATGCCAATGCTTTTGAGCAAGACGATAAGATTTGCATTGACTCGATTTGCTATGAGTCTTTTCCATCTGTGGAAGCGGATTCCGATTATCGTGAGGTGAAGTTTGAGGAACTTGCACCAGGGCAGATGTGGCGATTTACGCTCAATTTGAATGATAAAACAGTACAGCGTAAACTTTTGGAAGGTCGTTGCTGTGAGTTTCCCAGCGTTCATCCGGAACGAGTCGGACGACCGTATCGCTACCTATATATGGGTGCTGCCCATAATGCTACTGGCAATGCGCCTCTACAAGCTATTCTCAAGGCGGATTTAGAGACGGGACAACGTCAACTCTGGAGTGTTGCACCGCAAGGCTTTGTCAGCGAACCTGTATTTGTTCCCCGTCCGGGTACATCAGGTGAAGATGAAGGCTGGCTGCTGGCTTTTGTTTACGACTCCACTCATCACCGTTCTGATGTAGTAATTTTGGATGCTGGCGACTTGAATAAAGGGCCAGTGGCGCGGCTGCACTTGAAGCATCATGTTCCTTACGGGTTGCATGGCAATTTTACGTCCCAATGTTTTGCACCGCGTAAATAG
- a CDS encoding glycosyltransferase family 2 protein, with protein MKFSIVITTYNRLSLLRRAIDTALAQTLPCEVIVADDCSSDETEAYVSSLAKKLRESGDERLVYHRNSVNLGHSATMNAGVQLSNGEWVKPVDDDDYLAPNCLEEMYNAIALCPNAVICSCQAAQVDVNEVEISRTKPAGPGKAFYIPQEDIHYGMLLELVPFGTPIQVAFRRDAFLKSGGWDTTLDVCDDIDSWIRIAQFGDAVFLNQCLAYRTIWTGGNNQKSALQRRLDINILMKEKIYALVSQEHQANLPAFQNIKTYLKLHWSLVALKQKKILTACEIAGMAVLNPFAWKLLTRNHLLSKNQSYSQQKNLKKQVLFSERLDNVIHENYQPNPAYSQELPINFKFGGIAAFNQKTIFSAIKLVFDTVFSQVTQKLFGTVALLKIPRKKRSYQKQTDINTLFLYLLVSEKRKSSIPNLQDLQAYLKLRGAIFSLQQGKILMAIQMAFPSVFSLVAWKLLVKVVLLSQLHSTQVPIRKLVLIES; from the coding sequence ATGAAATTCAGCATCGTTATTACAACTTATAACCGTCTCTCCTTGCTGCGGCGGGCAATTGACACTGCTCTTGCCCAAACATTACCCTGTGAAGTAATTGTTGCTGATGACTGCTCCTCGGATGAAACAGAAGCTTATGTCAGCAGTTTGGCGAAAAAGCTGCGTGAGTCAGGTGACGAACGTCTGGTTTATCACCGCAACTCGGTGAATCTCGGTCACTCCGCAACGATGAATGCTGGGGTGCAGCTGTCCAACGGGGAGTGGGTTAAGCCTGTTGATGATGATGACTATCTGGCACCAAATTGTTTAGAGGAGATGTACAATGCGATCGCGTTGTGTCCAAACGCAGTAATCTGTTCTTGTCAGGCTGCTCAGGTTGATGTCAATGAAGTTGAAATCAGCAGAACCAAACCAGCTGGCCCAGGAAAAGCTTTTTATATTCCTCAAGAAGACATTCATTATGGGATGCTGCTGGAACTTGTCCCTTTTGGCACCCCTATTCAAGTCGCCTTTCGTCGCGATGCTTTCCTCAAATCCGGGGGTTGGGATACTACGTTAGATGTCTGCGATGATATTGATTCTTGGATTAGAATCGCCCAATTTGGTGATGCCGTTTTTCTTAATCAATGTCTTGCCTATCGCACGATTTGGACTGGAGGAAATAATCAAAAATCTGCCCTGCAAAGGCGGCTAGATATCAATATCTTAATGAAAGAAAAAATCTATGCTCTTGTCAGTCAAGAACATCAGGCTAATCTTCCAGCATTTCAAAATATTAAAACTTATCTAAAACTCCATTGGAGTCTGGTAGCTCTCAAGCAAAAAAAGATTTTAACTGCTTGCGAAATTGCTGGGATGGCGGTCTTAAATCCTTTTGCATGGAAGCTTTTAACCCGAAATCACTTACTATCAAAAAATCAATCTTATTCTCAACAAAAAAATCTGAAAAAGCAAGTTTTATTCTCTGAAAGGCTTGATAACGTCATCCATGAAAATTATCAACCCAACCCAGCCTACAGCCAAGAATTGCCGATTAATTTTAAATTTGGTGGAATAGCAGCTTTCAATCAAAAAACAATTTTCAGCGCTATTAAACTTGTCTTCGACACTGTGTTTTCGCAGGTTACACAGAAGCTTTTCGGTACAGTTGCTTTACTCAAAATTCCCCGCAAAAAACGCTCTTACCAAAAACAGACGGATATCAATACTTTATTCCTTTATCTGTTAGTCAGTGAAAAGCGCAAGTCTTCTATTCCTAACCTTCAGGATTTACAAGCTTATTTAAAACTGCGTGGTGCCATTTTTTCTCTCCAACAAGGAAAAATATTAATGGCAATACAGATGGCGTTTCCATCTGTGTTTTCGCTAGTGGCCTGGAAGCTTCTAGTTAAAGTTGTCCTATTAAGTCAACTCCACAGCACACAAGTACCTATTCGCAAGCTAGTGCTGATCGAATCTTAA